The following coding sequences are from one Candidatus Binataceae bacterium window:
- a CDS encoding acyl-CoA dehydrogenase, producing the protein MDFKFSPEDEAFRAELRAWLEANLPRRERNEAAEDSFADEGASHWQRRLAWHKKMHAGGWVGISWPREYGGRGATLTQQVIYDEELAHAHAPALVNQLGTMLVGPTLIQWGTEEQKKRYIPKILSADEIWCQGYSEPNAGSDVAALQTRAVEDGDYFIVNGQKVWTSDAHHADMCILLTRTDPDAPKHRGISYLLVDMHSPGVTVRPLIQITGERGFNEVFFEDVRVPKENLVGEKNKGWQVAITTLMFERSGVGDPNMNTNQVLELARLAQTIPRDGATAWDDSAVRQRIAQFALEAAALKYTAYRQLTRRLKGLPPGPEGSVMKLGASELHVRMTKFAMELLGPYSQLEHKVPWALARGVWSYRMLRARAFTIAGGTSEIQHNIIGERVLGLPKG; encoded by the coding sequence ATGGATTTCAAGTTCAGCCCCGAGGACGAAGCCTTTCGCGCCGAGCTCAGAGCCTGGCTGGAGGCCAACCTGCCGCGCCGCGAGCGGAACGAAGCGGCCGAGGATTCCTTCGCCGACGAGGGCGCGAGCCACTGGCAGCGGCGCCTGGCCTGGCACAAGAAGATGCACGCGGGCGGATGGGTCGGAATCAGCTGGCCCAGGGAGTACGGCGGACGCGGCGCCACGCTCACCCAGCAGGTCATCTACGACGAGGAGCTGGCCCACGCGCACGCTCCCGCGCTGGTCAACCAGCTCGGCACGATGCTGGTCGGGCCGACGCTCATCCAGTGGGGCACCGAGGAACAGAAGAAGCGCTATATCCCGAAGATCCTCTCGGCCGACGAAATCTGGTGCCAGGGCTACTCCGAGCCCAACGCCGGCAGCGACGTCGCCGCGCTCCAGACCCGTGCGGTCGAGGACGGCGACTACTTCATCGTCAACGGCCAGAAAGTCTGGACGTCGGACGCCCATCACGCCGACATGTGCATCCTGCTCACGCGCACCGATCCCGACGCGCCCAAGCATCGCGGCATCAGCTACCTCCTCGTTGACATGCACAGCCCGGGCGTAACCGTCCGCCCGCTGATCCAAATCACCGGCGAGCGCGGCTTCAACGAGGTCTTCTTCGAAGACGTCCGCGTGCCGAAAGAGAACCTCGTCGGCGAGAAGAACAAAGGATGGCAGGTCGCGATCACCACGCTGATGTTCGAGCGCAGCGGCGTCGGCGACCCCAACATGAACACCAACCAGGTGCTCGAACTGGCGCGCCTGGCGCAAACCATCCCGCGCGACGGCGCTACTGCATGGGACGACAGCGCCGTCCGCCAGCGTATCGCCCAGTTCGCCCTCGAGGCGGCCGCGCTCAAGTACACCGCCTACCGCCAGCTCACGCGCCGGCTGAAGGGGCTGCCGCCGGGGCCCGAGGGCTCGGTGATGAAGCTCGGCGCGAGCGAGCTGCATGTGCGAATGACGAAGTTTGCGATGGAGCTGCTCGGGCCGTACAGCCAGCTCGAACACAAGGTGCCGTGGGCGCTCGCGCGCGGCGTGTGGAGCTACCGGATGCTGCGCGCGCGGGCATTCACGATCGCCGGCGGCACCAGCGAAATCCAGCACAACATCATCGGCGAACGCGTGCTCGGCCTGCCCAAGGGCTGA
- a CDS encoding LLM class flavin-dependent oxidoreductase: MKFTWFHLMPYRYLPDDFKQKYRSVWVDIPRDLYDPKIGHRLYNDYLDQLEFADRMGYDGLGVNEHHQNGYGLMPSPNIMAAAIARRTRNANLVVLGNSIALYNPPVRVAEEFAMLDVLSGGRLVAGFPVGTSMDVNFCYGEVPATIRAKYLEAHELIVKAWKARAPFAFNGKFTKLRYVNLWPKPLQQPHPPIWIPGGGSVETWDFVADHDYQYSFLSYFGYIAGKKVADGYWNVMAKKGKELNPYSLGFAQIIAVAETDEQAERDYAQHMDYFFNRCLHVYLGYADAPGYRTPSTIKAGLLGQITRDAALVRAAMKWKDFVDQGYVIAGSPKTVRERLREAIKSLRCGHLMLLLQIGSMPPELTRKNTELFAREVMPHLRDLWSEFEDRWSPKRLPESELAMPAPVSFKLEVDSGKRNGKTNGKGRKAAAAEARSSAK; this comes from the coding sequence ATGAAATTCACGTGGTTTCACCTCATGCCCTATCGCTACCTGCCCGATGACTTCAAGCAGAAGTACCGCAGCGTATGGGTCGATATCCCGCGCGACCTCTACGACCCGAAGATAGGCCATCGGCTATACAACGACTACCTCGATCAGCTCGAATTCGCCGACCGCATGGGCTACGACGGGCTGGGCGTCAACGAGCATCATCAGAACGGCTACGGCCTGATGCCCTCGCCGAATATCATGGCGGCGGCGATCGCGCGCCGCACGCGCAACGCCAACCTGGTCGTGCTGGGCAACTCGATCGCGCTGTACAATCCGCCGGTGCGGGTGGCCGAGGAGTTCGCGATGCTCGACGTGTTGAGCGGCGGACGCCTGGTCGCGGGCTTTCCGGTCGGCACCTCGATGGACGTCAACTTCTGCTATGGCGAAGTGCCGGCGACGATCCGCGCGAAGTACCTCGAGGCCCACGAGCTCATCGTCAAGGCGTGGAAGGCGCGCGCGCCGTTCGCCTTCAACGGCAAGTTCACCAAGCTGCGCTACGTCAATCTGTGGCCCAAGCCGCTCCAGCAGCCGCATCCGCCGATCTGGATCCCGGGCGGCGGTTCGGTCGAGACCTGGGACTTCGTCGCCGACCACGACTACCAATACTCATTCCTTTCCTACTTCGGATATATCGCGGGCAAGAAGGTCGCCGACGGCTACTGGAACGTGATGGCGAAGAAGGGCAAAGAGCTCAACCCCTACAGCCTCGGCTTCGCCCAGATCATCGCGGTCGCGGAAACCGACGAGCAGGCCGAGCGCGACTACGCCCAGCACATGGACTACTTCTTCAACCGCTGCCTGCACGTCTACCTCGGCTACGCCGACGCGCCGGGCTACCGCACGCCGAGCACGATCAAGGCCGGCCTGCTGGGCCAGATCACGCGCGACGCGGCGCTCGTACGCGCCGCGATGAAGTGGAAGGACTTCGTCGATCAGGGCTACGTGATCGCGGGCTCGCCCAAGACCGTGCGCGAGCGCCTGCGCGAGGCGATCAAGAGCCTCAGGTGCGGCCATCTGATGCTGCTGCTGCAGATCGGCTCGATGCCGCCCGAATTAACGCGCAAGAACACCGAGTTGTTCGCCCGCGAGGTGATGCCGCATCTGCGCGACCTGTGGAGCGAGTTCGAGGACCGCTGGTCGCCCAAGCGGCTGCCCGAGAGCGAGCTCGCGATGCCGGCGCCGGTGTCGTTCAAGCTCGAAGTCGACAGCGGCAAGCGCAACGGCAAGACCAACGGTAAAGGGCGCAAGGCGGCCGCCGCCGAGGCGAGGAGTTCAGCGAAGTAA
- a CDS encoding acyl-CoA dehydrogenase family protein: MDFKLSEQDEAFRREFRAWLDANLPPSERRHRFMLEFMHSEEGDEWERRLAWHKKMRAAGWVAVHWPEKYGGRGATLTQQMIYQEELERARAPMLVNGQGIGLVGPTLMIWGTEEQRQRYMPPMLAATEIWCQGYSEPGSGSDLASLQTRALEDGDDFIVNGQKVWTSDAHHADMCFLLVRTDPDAPKHKGISYLLVDMHSPGITVRPLVQMTGDRGFNEVFFEDVRVPKKNVVGEKNNGWLVALTSLMYERRYRGLDNNVGELIQLAKSVRRNGRSAWEDDDVRQQVAQFYCEAQALRLLNFRQLTRQLKGLPPGPESSIVKVVTTEINLRMNRLAMELLGAYGQIELDAPFAIDEGRWLYRMLASRGLTIAAGSSEIQRNIIGERVLGLPKG; this comes from the coding sequence ATGGATTTCAAGCTGAGCGAGCAGGACGAGGCCTTTCGCCGCGAGTTCCGCGCCTGGCTCGACGCCAACCTGCCGCCGAGCGAGCGGCGCCATCGCTTCATGCTCGAGTTCATGCACAGCGAAGAGGGCGACGAGTGGGAGCGGCGGCTGGCCTGGCACAAGAAGATGCGCGCCGCCGGATGGGTCGCCGTGCACTGGCCGGAAAAATACGGCGGCCGCGGCGCCACCCTCACCCAGCAGATGATCTACCAGGAGGAACTGGAGCGGGCGCGCGCGCCGATGCTCGTCAACGGGCAGGGCATCGGGCTCGTCGGCCCCACGCTGATGATCTGGGGCACCGAGGAACAGCGCCAACGCTACATGCCGCCGATGCTCGCGGCAACCGAGATCTGGTGCCAGGGCTACTCCGAGCCCGGCTCCGGCTCCGACCTCGCCTCGCTCCAGACCCGCGCGCTTGAAGACGGCGACGACTTCATTGTCAACGGCCAGAAGGTCTGGACCTCCGACGCGCATCACGCCGACATGTGCTTCCTGCTCGTGCGCACCGACCCTGACGCGCCCAAGCACAAGGGCATCAGCTACCTGCTGGTCGATATGCACAGTCCCGGAATCACGGTGCGCCCGTTGGTCCAGATGACCGGCGACCGCGGCTTCAATGAGGTCTTCTTCGAAGACGTGCGGGTGCCGAAGAAAAACGTCGTCGGCGAGAAAAACAACGGGTGGCTGGTTGCGCTGACCTCGCTGATGTACGAGCGGCGCTATCGCGGGCTCGACAACAACGTCGGTGAGCTGATCCAACTCGCCAAAAGCGTGCGCCGCAACGGCCGTAGCGCATGGGAGGACGACGACGTCCGCCAGCAGGTCGCGCAGTTCTACTGCGAGGCGCAGGCGCTCAGGCTGCTCAACTTCCGCCAGCTCACCCGTCAGCTCAAAGGGCTGCCGCCGGGGCCGGAGAGTTCGATCGTCAAGGTCGTGACGACCGAGATAAACCTGCGGATGAACAGGCTCGCGATGGAGCTGCTCGGGGCCTACGGGCAGATCGAGCTCGACGCGCCGTTCGCGATCGACGAGGGGCGCTGGCTGTACCGGATGCTCGCGTCGCGCGGGCTGACCATCGCCGCCGGCTCGAGCGAGATCCAGCGCAACATCATCGGCGAACGCGTGCTCGGCCTGCCCAAGGGATAG
- a CDS encoding TetR/AcrR family transcriptional regulator — translation MSVRERKARERRARREAILAAAAKVFAAHRLEGATVEMVAREAEVAVGTIYLYFCSRDDVFLSLMAERIGRLRARYLEIRARGLAPADEVRAIGAAYLDYLRESRGLFLAQLAVDFGKLPLRLSRPEELERYEQVRRLGRECFNLWRDAVGRLLGGAGEANAAATRAATVIWAALNGAFLLTGDEAIFRDVTGLEAAGLPEETFEFQLAAAEAAAASTRRNGMHPENGNRTANGHGGNGKGAARPSPRRRRKAAPAANG, via the coding sequence ATGAGCGTGCGCGAGCGCAAAGCGCGCGAGCGCCGGGCCCGGCGCGAGGCCATCCTCGCCGCCGCCGCCAAGGTCTTTGCCGCCCACCGGCTCGAAGGCGCCACCGTCGAGATGGTCGCGCGCGAGGCCGAGGTCGCCGTCGGCACCATCTACCTCTATTTCTGTTCGCGCGACGACGTTTTCCTCAGTCTGATGGCCGAGCGCATCGGCCGCCTGCGCGCCCGCTATCTCGAAATCCGCGCGCGCGGTCTCGCGCCCGCCGACGAGGTGCGCGCGATCGGCGCGGCCTACCTCGATTACCTCAGGGAGTCGCGCGGGCTGTTCCTCGCGCAGCTCGCGGTCGATTTTGGCAAGCTCCCGCTGCGCCTGTCGCGGCCCGAGGAGCTGGAGCGCTACGAACAGGTGCGCCGGCTCGGCCGCGAGTGCTTCAACTTGTGGCGCGACGCGGTCGGGCGGCTGCTCGGCGGCGCAGGCGAGGCGAACGCCGCGGCCACACGCGCGGCGACCGTTATCTGGGCCGCGCTCAACGGCGCTTTCCTGCTCACCGGCGACGAGGCGATCTTTCGCGATGTGACCGGGCTTGAGGCGGCGGGACTGCCCGAAGAGACCTTCGAATTTCAGCTCGCGGCGGCCGAAGCTGCGGCGGCCTCGACGCGGCGAAACGGGATGCATCCGGAGAACGGCAACCGGACGGCGAACGGACACGGCGGCAACGGCAAGGGTGCCGCGCGCCCCTCGCCGCGGAGGCGGCGCAAAGCGGCGCCGGCCGCGAATGGCTAG
- a CDS encoding alpha/beta fold hydrolase translates to MKTHHKLRDGKWSVEMEVTGSGEPLLFIHGAGGLLGVDPFLEDLGRSFKVYAPHLPGYGESTGGELIDDVIDAALFYHELMDDLGIASANIVGHSMGGMLAAEVAALDTRRAKKLVLVGPAGFWLDEHPIPDLFAADLDELPALLFHDPKSPLAQMMVALPWDDQEALTAMFIERTKRFSTASKFLWPIPDRGLKKRAYRIAAPTLLVWGESDRTIPPAYAREFLGSIRNCRLATIKEAGHMVMYEQPAEFVKVVTEFLNA, encoded by the coding sequence ATGAAGACCCATCACAAACTGCGCGACGGCAAGTGGTCCGTCGAAATGGAAGTCACCGGTAGTGGCGAGCCCCTGCTGTTCATCCACGGCGCCGGCGGCCTGCTCGGCGTCGATCCCTTCCTCGAAGACCTGGGCCGCAGCTTCAAGGTTTATGCGCCGCATCTGCCGGGCTACGGCGAGTCGACCGGCGGCGAGCTTATCGACGACGTGATCGACGCGGCGCTGTTCTACCATGAGCTGATGGACGACCTCGGGATTGCGAGCGCCAACATTGTCGGCCATTCGATGGGCGGGATGCTGGCGGCCGAGGTCGCCGCGCTCGACACCCGGCGGGCGAAGAAGCTCGTGCTGGTCGGTCCCGCCGGCTTCTGGCTTGACGAGCATCCGATTCCCGACCTGTTCGCGGCCGACCTCGATGAGCTGCCCGCGCTGCTCTTTCACGATCCCAAGTCGCCGCTGGCGCAGATGATGGTCGCGCTGCCGTGGGACGACCAGGAGGCGCTGACCGCGATGTTCATCGAGCGCACCAAGCGCTTCTCGACCGCGAGCAAGTTCCTGTGGCCGATTCCCGACCGCGGCCTGAAGAAGCGCGCGTACCGGATCGCGGCGCCGACGCTGCTGGTGTGGGGCGAGTCAGACCGGACGATCCCGCCCGCCTACGCGCGCGAGTTCCTTGGCAGCATTCGCAACTGCCGGCTGGCGACCATCAAGGAGGCCGGACACATGGTGATGTACGAGCAGCCGGCCGAGTTCGTCAAAGTGGTGACGGAGTTTCTCAACGCCTGA
- a CDS encoding aldehyde dehydrogenase family protein, with product MATPLYRLFIDGQAIDTAEHYDLHYPYNGEVVGTVARAGEQEADAAIAAAARAFAQTRKLTRARRAEILTAMGRGVAERRTEFERAITLGTGKPIDYARAEVGRTIGVLGLAAEEVKRFGASYEPIDFEPALAGAVGLVERFPLGPIGAIGPFNFPLNLITHKVAPAIATGNTIVVKPPPQCPGPALMLAELATAAGLPAGGFNVISADPPVAERLATDERIRMLSFTGSAKVGWALKAKAGTKRVSLELGGNGPLVIDEGTDLDYAAARTARGAFIHAGQVCISVQRIFVHRRVYQGFLKRLVEATERLGVGDPMDERTIVGPMISREAADRVMEWIGEASAAGAGILTGNRREGNVVAPTLVELGEPGLHRLRVWCEEVFGPVATVEPIENFAAGVAAANDSPYGLQAGVFTNNLEHAFMAFREIEAGAVIVGDTGVFRVDTYPFGGVKGSGLGREGVRWAMEAMTEPRMMVMNLRGRA from the coding sequence ATGGCGACTCCGCTCTATCGGCTGTTCATCGACGGCCAAGCAATCGACACCGCCGAGCATTACGATCTGCACTACCCCTATAACGGCGAAGTCGTCGGCACCGTCGCGCGCGCCGGCGAGCAGGAAGCCGACGCGGCGATCGCGGCCGCCGCGCGCGCCTTCGCCCAAACGCGCAAGCTGACGCGCGCACGGCGCGCCGAGATACTGACCGCGATGGGCCGCGGTGTCGCCGAGCGGCGCACCGAGTTCGAGCGCGCGATCACGCTGGGCACCGGCAAGCCCATCGACTACGCGCGCGCCGAGGTCGGCCGCACGATCGGCGTGCTGGGACTCGCCGCCGAGGAGGTCAAACGCTTCGGCGCAAGCTACGAACCGATCGACTTCGAGCCCGCGCTGGCCGGCGCGGTAGGCCTCGTCGAACGCTTTCCACTCGGCCCGATCGGCGCGATCGGCCCCTTCAACTTCCCGCTCAACCTGATCACGCACAAAGTCGCGCCCGCGATCGCCACCGGCAATACGATCGTCGTCAAGCCGCCCCCGCAATGCCCGGGGCCGGCATTGATGCTGGCCGAGCTTGCGACCGCGGCCGGCCTGCCCGCAGGCGGCTTCAACGTCATCTCGGCCGACCCGCCGGTCGCCGAGCGGCTCGCCACCGACGAGCGCATCCGGATGCTCAGCTTTACGGGCAGCGCCAAGGTCGGATGGGCGCTCAAGGCTAAGGCCGGGACCAAGCGCGTGTCGCTGGAGCTGGGCGGCAACGGCCCCCTGGTGATCGACGAGGGCACCGACCTCGATTACGCGGCAGCGCGCACCGCGCGCGGCGCCTTCATCCACGCCGGGCAGGTCTGCATCTCGGTCCAGCGCATCTTCGTTCATCGCCGCGTGTACCAAGGCTTTCTCAAGCGGCTGGTGGAGGCGACCGAGCGCCTGGGCGTGGGCGATCCGATGGACGAGCGCACGATTGTCGGGCCGATGATCAGCAGGGAGGCTGCCGATCGCGTGATGGAATGGATCGGCGAAGCGAGCGCGGCCGGCGCCGGTATCCTGACCGGCAACCGGCGCGAGGGCAACGTCGTGGCCCCCACCCTGGTCGAGCTCGGCGAGCCCGGACTGCATCGCCTGCGCGTGTGGTGCGAGGAAGTCTTTGGCCCGGTCGCGACGGTCGAGCCGATCGAGAACTTCGCCGCCGGCGTCGCCGCTGCCAACGACTCGCCCTACGGCTTGCAAGCCGGCGTCTTCACCAACAACCTCGAGCACGCCTTCATGGCGTTTCGCGAGATCGAGGCGGGGGCCGTGATCGTCGGCGACACCGGCGTCTTCCGCGTCGATACCTACCCCTTCGGCGGGGTGAAGGGCTCCGGGCTGGGCCGCGAGGGCGTCCGCTGGGCGATGGAGGCGATGACCGAGCCGCGGATGATGGTGATGAACCTGCGCGGCCGCGCCTGA
- a CDS encoding nuclear transport factor 2 family protein, with amino-acid sequence MGKRRLVCLAVVLMCAGTALADPAATVKAHSEAFAKAFQECDVPAVLALYEDNATLIWPGEGEVATGKAAIEKVIKEQCASAGKSTLKSISSDSKAIGKAYIVNVGMWDDTMNGPDGKPVTMRVRTTELLHQSAGRWRYVIDHASIGLPPAPAARQ; translated from the coding sequence ATGGGAAAGCGGAGGTTGGTTTGCCTGGCGGTAGTCCTGATGTGTGCCGGGACGGCCTTGGCCGACCCGGCGGCCACGGTCAAGGCGCACTCGGAGGCCTTCGCCAAGGCTTTCCAAGAATGCGACGTTCCTGCGGTGCTCGCGCTCTACGAAGATAACGCGACTTTGATCTGGCCCGGCGAGGGCGAGGTCGCAACCGGCAAGGCCGCGATAGAAAAGGTGATCAAGGAGCAATGCGCGAGCGCCGGCAAATCGACGCTCAAGTCAATAAGCTCCGATTCGAAGGCGATCGGCAAGGCCTACATCGTCAACGTCGGAATGTGGGACGACACGATGAACGGGCCCGACGGCAAGCCGGTCACGATGCGCGTGCGCACCACCGAGCTTTTGCACCAGTCGGCAGGCAGATGGCGCTACGTGATCGACCATGCGTCGATCGGGCTGCCGCCGGCGCCCGCCGCCAGGCAGTGA